One stretch of Musicola paradisiaca NCPPB 2511 DNA includes these proteins:
- the cas1f gene encoding type I-F CRISPR-associated endonuclease Cas1f, with protein sequence MDNVFSPSDLKTILHSKRANIYYLQHCRILVNGGRVEYVTEEGNQSLYWNIPIANTSVVMLGTGTSVTQAAMREFARAGVMVGFCGSGGTPLFAANEAEVAVSWLSPQSEYRPTEYLQDWVSFWFNEQQRLAAAIAFQQVRIGQIRQHWLGGRLARESRFTIKPEHVEALLNRYQQGLVDCRTSNDVLVQEAMMTKALYRLAANAVSYGDFTRAKRGGGTDLANRFLDHGNYLAYGLAAVALWVLGLPHGLAVLHGKTRRGGLVFDVADLIKDALILPQAFIAAMEGEDEQDFRQRCLTAFRQAEALDVMIDSLQQVAQQLSQVAKTGSQVAR encoded by the coding sequence ATGGATAACGTATTCAGCCCGTCGGATTTAAAAACCATTCTGCACTCCAAACGCGCCAATATTTATTACCTCCAGCATTGCCGTATTTTGGTGAATGGCGGACGGGTGGAATATGTCACTGAAGAAGGAAATCAGTCGCTGTACTGGAATATCCCTATCGCTAATACCAGCGTGGTAATGCTCGGCACCGGCACCTCGGTGACGCAGGCGGCGATGCGGGAATTTGCTCGCGCCGGGGTGATGGTCGGGTTTTGCGGCAGTGGAGGTACGCCATTGTTCGCCGCCAACGAGGCCGAAGTGGCGGTATCGTGGCTGTCGCCGCAAAGTGAATACCGCCCTACTGAGTATTTGCAGGATTGGGTCAGCTTCTGGTTTAACGAACAGCAGCGGCTGGCGGCGGCGATTGCCTTTCAACAGGTGCGCATTGGGCAGATTCGTCAGCACTGGCTGGGTGGGCGACTGGCGCGTGAATCACGTTTCACCATCAAACCCGAACATGTGGAAGCGTTGCTTAACCGCTATCAGCAGGGACTGGTCGACTGCCGCACCAGTAACGATGTGCTGGTACAGGAAGCGATGATGACCAAAGCGTTATATCGGCTGGCGGCCAACGCCGTGAGCTACGGTGATTTTACCCGCGCCAAACGCGGCGGCGGCACCGATTTGGCGAACCGTTTTCTCGACCACGGCAACTATCTGGCTTACGGGCTGGCGGCAGTAGCATTGTGGGTGCTGGGCCTGCCGCATGGCCTGGCGGTGCTGCACGGCAAGACCCGACGCGGCGGGCTGGTGTTCGATGTGGCGGATTTGATCAAAGACGCGCTGATTTTGCCGCAGGCGTTTATCGCCGCGATGGAAGGCGAAGACGAGCAGGATTTCCGCCAGCGTTGCCTGACGGCGTTTCGACAGGCCGAGGCGTTGGATGTAATGATCGACAGCCTGCAACAGGTGGCTCAGCAATTAAGCCAGGTGGCGAAAACCGGCAGCCAGGTGGCGCGATGA
- the pspG gene encoding envelope stress response protein PspG: MFEILFVIGFFVVLVITGISLLGVMVALAIATAAMLLGGFVALVFKLLPWLLLALAVAWIWRATQQPTDRYHR; encoded by the coding sequence ATGTTTGAAATTCTGTTCGTTATCGGATTTTTTGTCGTACTGGTCATCACTGGCATTTCGCTGCTGGGGGTGATGGTGGCGCTGGCGATAGCCACGGCAGCTATGCTGTTGGGAGGATTTGTCGCTCTGGTATTCAAACTACTCCCCTGGCTGTTGCTGGCGCTGGCGGTGGCCTGGATTTGGCGGGCCACGCAACAACCGACCGACCGCTACCACAGATAA
- a CDS encoding amino acid aminotransferase produces the protein MFQNVDAYAGDPILSLMEKFKQDPRTDKVNLSIGLYYDGQGVIPQLQAVAAAEAQMQAEPQHASVYLPMEGLQSYRNAIQHLLFGEHHPALTAGRIASIQTLGGSGALKVGADFLKRYFPDSEVWVSDPTWENHIAIFAGAGFKVHTYPYFDAQTLGVNIEGMIDALRQLPARGIVLLHPCCHNPTGSDLTHAEWDRVIEVLISRELIPFLDIAYQGFGGGMDDDAYAIRAIAGSGLPALVSNSFSKIFSLYGERVGGLSVVCEDSDAAARVLGQLKATVRRNYSSPPNFGAQIVSRVLNDAALNASWKAEVEAMRVRIQEMRQTLVNTLKKALPERDFDYLLTQRGMFSYTGFSPEQVDRLREEFGVYLIASGRVCMAGLNHGNVQRVADAFAAVQ, from the coding sequence GTGTTCCAGAATGTCGACGCCTATGCCGGCGACCCTATCCTGTCCCTGATGGAGAAATTCAAACAGGACCCGCGTACCGACAAGGTTAACCTCAGCATCGGGCTGTATTACGACGGGCAAGGCGTCATTCCTCAGTTGCAGGCCGTTGCGGCCGCAGAAGCGCAAATGCAGGCCGAACCACAGCACGCCTCGGTCTATCTGCCGATGGAAGGGTTGCAAAGCTACCGCAACGCGATCCAGCACCTGCTCTTCGGTGAACACCACCCGGCGCTGACCGCAGGGCGCATCGCCTCCATTCAGACGTTGGGCGGCTCCGGCGCGTTGAAAGTAGGGGCTGACTTCCTCAAACGTTATTTCCCGGATTCCGAGGTATGGGTGAGCGACCCAACCTGGGAAAACCACATTGCGATTTTTGCCGGCGCCGGTTTCAAGGTGCATACCTATCCCTATTTCGACGCCCAAACGCTGGGAGTGAATATCGAAGGGATGATCGACGCACTCCGGCAGTTGCCGGCGCGCGGCATCGTGCTGCTGCATCCGTGCTGCCATAACCCGACCGGCTCCGACTTGACCCATGCCGAGTGGGATCGCGTCATTGAAGTGCTGATTAGCCGCGAACTGATCCCATTCCTGGATATCGCCTACCAAGGCTTCGGCGGCGGTATGGATGATGATGCTTATGCCATCCGCGCCATCGCTGGCTCAGGCTTACCGGCATTGGTCAGCAACTCGTTCTCCAAGATTTTCTCGCTGTATGGCGAGCGCGTTGGTGGGTTATCCGTCGTGTGCGAAGACAGCGATGCCGCCGCCCGCGTACTGGGCCAATTGAAGGCTACCGTGCGCCGTAACTACTCCAGCCCGCCGAACTTCGGGGCACAGATTGTATCGCGGGTACTGAACGACGCGGCACTCAACGCCAGTTGGAAAGCGGAAGTGGAAGCCATGCGAGTACGCATCCAGGAAATGCGCCAAACGCTGGTTAACACATTGAAAAAGGCCCTGCCGGAACGTGATTTCGATTACCTGCTGACCCAGCGCGGCATGTTCAGCTATACCGGTTTCAGCCCGGAACAGGTCGATCGCCTGCGTGAAGAGTTCGGCGTTTATCTGATCGCCAGCGGTCGGGTTTGCATGGCAGGTCTGAATCACGGCAACGTTCAGCGCGTCGCCGACGCTTTCGCTGCTGTACAGTAA
- the bhsA gene encoding multiple stress resistance protein BhsA: MNSIKLVAAAVVLSTLSFTTLAATEVQSAQANRVGTVSASARSLGELQSQLAAQADAAGAKSYRIISATGSEQLRGVAELYK; this comes from the coding sequence ATGAACTCTATCAAATTAGTTGCTGCTGCGGTTGTCCTGTCTACCCTGTCTTTCACTACGCTGGCCGCGACAGAAGTCCAGAGCGCTCAGGCAAATCGCGTAGGTACCGTTTCCGCATCCGCGCGCAGTCTGGGCGAATTGCAGTCCCAACTGGCCGCTCAGGCCGATGCGGCCGGCGCCAAGTCTTATCGCATTATCTCTGCGACCGGTAGTGAGCAACTGCGTGGCGTAGCCGAACTGTACAAATGA
- the alr gene encoding alanine racemase, protein MKTATAVVDRSALRHNLQLIRQMAPQSRLIAIVKANAYGHGALEAARVFSDADGYGVSRLSEALALRAGGITKPILLLEGFFCADELPLLAEHQLETAVHCVEQLAALEQATLPHPLKVWMKLDTGMHRLGVLPAHAEAFYARLSSCANVVQPVNVMSHFCRADEPEFDTTRRQLDCFDAFTRGKPGAQSIAASGGILLWPEAHRDQIRPGIILYGVSPLGHGDAGQWQLKPAMTLTSHLIAVREHHAGEPVGYGSTWSSTRDTRLGVVAMGYGDGYPRGARSGTPVWINGREVPLVGRVSMDMLTVDLGPDADDQVGNEVILWGGPLPVENVAAHNDISAYELITRLTARTRVEYIG, encoded by the coding sequence ATGAAAACGGCAACCGCCGTCGTCGATCGCAGCGCCTTGCGCCATAATCTGCAGCTCATCCGACAGATGGCGCCGCAAAGCCGCCTGATCGCCATAGTGAAAGCCAACGCCTACGGGCACGGTGCGCTGGAAGCCGCTCGTGTCTTCTCCGACGCCGACGGTTACGGCGTATCCCGTCTCAGCGAAGCCCTCGCCCTGCGCGCCGGCGGCATCACCAAACCCATTCTACTGTTGGAAGGTTTCTTCTGCGCCGACGAGCTGCCGTTACTGGCTGAACACCAGCTGGAAACCGCAGTCCACTGCGTGGAACAACTGGCCGCACTGGAACAGGCGACGCTGCCGCATCCGCTAAAAGTGTGGATGAAACTGGATACCGGTATGCACCGCCTCGGCGTATTGCCGGCACACGCCGAGGCCTTCTATGCCCGTCTGAGCAGCTGCGCGAATGTCGTGCAGCCGGTGAACGTGATGAGCCACTTTTGCCGCGCCGACGAGCCGGAGTTCGACACCACCCGACGCCAGCTCGACTGTTTCGACGCTTTCACGCGCGGTAAACCGGGCGCCCAATCCATCGCGGCGTCCGGCGGCATCCTGCTGTGGCCGGAAGCGCACCGCGACCAGATTCGCCCCGGCATCATTCTGTACGGTGTGTCGCCGTTGGGGCACGGCGACGCCGGGCAATGGCAGCTCAAACCCGCCATGACGCTAACCTCTCACCTGATCGCCGTGCGTGAACACCATGCCGGCGAACCGGTCGGATACGGCAGTACCTGGAGCAGTACGCGCGACACCCGGCTGGGCGTCGTGGCCATGGGCTATGGCGACGGCTACCCCCGCGGCGCCCGCAGTGGTACGCCAGTGTGGATTAACGGCCGTGAAGTCCCGCTGGTCGGCCGGGTGTCGATGGACATGCTTACCGTCGATCTGGGGCCAGACGCCGACGATCAGGTCGGTAACGAAGTGATTCTATGGGGCGGCCCGTTGCCAGTGGAAAACGTGGCGGCACACAACGACATCAGCGCCTATGAGCTGATCACCCGTCTGACCGCCCGCACCCGGGTGGAATATATCGGCTGA
- a CDS encoding YitT family protein, whose protein sequence is MDNVISTDNISHTRLEDALALLIGTLMVSFGVVMLKQSGALTGGTAGMAFLLHYVTHVSFGAAFFLINLPFYYLAIRRMGWPFTLKTFCAVGMVSLFSDLHPMFVHMDRLQPVYATLFGNIIMGLGFIVLFRHRASLGGVNILALYLQDKSGIRAGKLMMAVDVTIVLASLFVVSIPMLIASVLGAAVLNLIIAMNHRPGRYTA, encoded by the coding sequence ATGGATAACGTTATCTCCACAGACAATATTTCCCACACACGGTTGGAAGATGCGCTGGCGCTGTTGATCGGTACGTTGATGGTGTCATTCGGCGTGGTCATGCTTAAACAGTCGGGTGCGCTGACCGGCGGCACGGCAGGCATGGCGTTTTTGCTGCATTACGTTACGCACGTTTCATTCGGCGCCGCCTTCTTCCTGATAAACCTGCCGTTCTATTATCTGGCCATCCGCCGCATGGGTTGGCCATTCACCCTTAAAACCTTCTGCGCCGTAGGCATGGTGTCATTGTTTTCCGATCTACACCCAATGTTTGTCCACATGGATCGTCTGCAACCCGTCTACGCCACGCTGTTCGGGAACATCATCATGGGCCTGGGGTTCATCGTGCTGTTTCGTCACCGCGCCAGCCTGGGCGGTGTGAACATTTTGGCGCTTTATTTACAGGATAAAAGCGGAATTCGCGCCGGAAAACTGATGATGGCGGTAGATGTAACCATTGTGCTGGCTTCCTTGTTCGTGGTAAGCATACCGATGCTGATCGCTTCCGTGTTAGGCGCCGCCGTGCTGAACCTGATTATCGCCATGAATCACCGCCCCGGACGTTACACCGCGTAA
- a CDS encoding transporter substrate-binding domain-containing protein — MRKRFLFILLLGGAGSVNAASHLDQVQEQGVLKVCTTGDYKPYTSQRADGDYEGIDISMARSLAKSLGVNVEWVKTSWKTLMPDFQSGKCDIAMGGISVTLERQKKAFFSSMLDVDGKIPLVRCEDKDKYRTVAQLNQPSVRVIEPAGGTNEAFVHAYLPNAHLMLHDNVTIFQQLVDKQADVMITDASEALFQQKRYPQLCAVNPSSPLQYGEKAYMLPRDDMNWKLYVDQWLHLSKSNGEYRNIISQWIALSE, encoded by the coding sequence ATGAGAAAACGTTTTTTATTCATTCTGTTATTGGGGGGAGCCGGCAGCGTCAACGCCGCATCTCATCTTGATCAGGTACAGGAACAAGGGGTGTTGAAAGTGTGTACCACCGGCGACTATAAGCCGTACACGTCGCAGCGTGCCGATGGTGATTACGAAGGGATCGATATTTCTATGGCGCGATCCCTGGCGAAAAGCCTGGGTGTCAACGTGGAGTGGGTAAAAACCAGTTGGAAGACCCTAATGCCGGATTTTCAGTCCGGAAAGTGCGATATCGCCATGGGCGGGATTTCCGTGACGCTGGAGCGTCAGAAAAAAGCCTTTTTCTCCAGCATGTTAGACGTAGATGGCAAAATCCCTCTGGTGCGTTGTGAAGACAAGGATAAGTACCGGACGGTGGCGCAGCTTAATCAGCCGTCGGTGCGGGTGATTGAGCCGGCAGGCGGCACCAACGAGGCTTTTGTCCACGCCTATTTGCCTAATGCTCACCTGATGTTGCATGACAATGTGACGATTTTCCAGCAACTGGTGGACAAGCAGGCGGACGTGATGATTACCGATGCATCGGAAGCGTTGTTCCAGCAGAAACGCTATCCGCAGTTGTGCGCAGTCAACCCGTCTTCGCCGCTGCAATATGGCGAGAAAGCTTACATGCTGCCGCGCGACGACATGAACTGGAAGCTGTATGTGGATCAATGGCTACATTTATCCAAGTCGAACGGAGAGTATCGGAATATAATTTCGCAATGGATTGCTTTATCTGAATAA
- a CDS encoding quinone oxidoreductase, giving the protein MAKRIQFSAHGGPGVLEYVDFTPRDPSLNEVQVENRAIGINYIDTYFRSGLYSPPSLPSGLGTEAAGVVSKVGANVKHVKVGDRVVYAQSALGAYSERHNVPEEKVALLPDDISFEQAAASFLKGLTVYYLLRQTYEIKPGETFLFHAAAGGVGLIACQWARALGAKLIGTVGTAGKAEIARQAGAWATINYRTEDIAQRVLELTHEEKVSVVYDSVGKDTWEASLNCLKRRGLMVSFGNASGPVTGVNLGILNQKGSLYVTRPSLFSYITNRQELEHASKELFALIASGAINVDVPDSQKFALEDAQAAHQALESRQTHGSSLLIPGL; this is encoded by the coding sequence ATGGCCAAGCGTATTCAGTTCAGCGCGCACGGCGGCCCGGGGGTATTGGAATATGTGGACTTTACGCCACGCGACCCCAGCCTGAATGAAGTCCAGGTGGAAAACCGCGCCATCGGCATCAATTATATCGACACCTATTTCCGTTCCGGTCTCTATTCCCCGCCATCACTGCCTTCGGGGCTGGGCACTGAGGCTGCCGGGGTGGTGAGCAAGGTGGGGGCTAACGTCAAACATGTGAAAGTGGGCGACCGCGTGGTGTATGCCCAGTCTGCATTGGGGGCTTACAGTGAACGGCATAACGTGCCGGAAGAGAAAGTGGCGTTGCTGCCGGACGATATCAGCTTTGAACAGGCGGCGGCTTCGTTTCTGAAAGGGTTGACGGTGTACTACCTGTTGCGCCAGACGTATGAAATCAAGCCGGGCGAGACGTTTCTGTTTCATGCCGCAGCCGGGGGCGTCGGGCTGATTGCCTGCCAGTGGGCGAGAGCGCTGGGCGCAAAACTGATCGGTACCGTCGGTACGGCCGGGAAAGCGGAAATAGCCCGGCAAGCCGGTGCCTGGGCGACCATCAATTACCGTACTGAAGATATCGCCCAGCGTGTACTGGAGCTGACCCACGAAGAAAAAGTGTCGGTAGTGTATGACTCGGTCGGTAAGGATACCTGGGAGGCATCGTTGAACTGCCTGAAACGCCGCGGGCTGATGGTCAGCTTCGGTAATGCCTCCGGGCCGGTAACGGGCGTGAATCTGGGGATCTTGAATCAGAAAGGGTCGCTCTACGTGACCCGGCCGTCATTGTTCAGCTATATCACTAACCGTCAGGAGCTGGAACACGCCAGCAAAGAGCTGTTCGCGCTGATCGCCAGCGGTGCGATCAACGTCGATGTGCCGGATAGCCAGAAATTTGCGCTGGAAGACGCGCAAGCCGCCCACCAGGCCTTGGAAAGCCGCCAAACGCACGGTTCCAGCCTGTTGATTCCAGGGCTGTAA
- a CDS encoding Lrp/AsnC family transcriptional regulator — translation MYNIDDFDLKILMLLQANGRLTNQELSALVGLSASQCSRRRIALEQAQLILGYHARLAPDAVGLEVLGLIEVRLINHTQECVDGFHQMLGQESAIIDAYKTTGDADYLLKVAVADLHGLSALISQILARNKSVAHLKTSVVLNRLKENGLMLPISSAL, via the coding sequence ATGTACAACATCGACGACTTTGATCTAAAAATTCTTATGTTATTACAGGCAAATGGGCGCTTAACGAATCAGGAACTCAGCGCCTTGGTGGGGTTGTCCGCCTCACAGTGTTCACGCCGTCGCATCGCGCTGGAGCAGGCGCAGTTGATCCTCGGCTATCACGCGCGTTTAGCGCCGGACGCCGTCGGCCTCGAAGTGCTGGGGCTGATAGAAGTTCGTCTCATCAACCATACGCAGGAGTGCGTGGATGGGTTCCATCAGATGCTGGGGCAGGAAAGTGCGATTATCGACGCATATAAAACCACCGGTGATGCGGATTACCTGCTGAAAGTCGCGGTGGCTGACCTACATGGACTGAGCGCGCTTATCAGCCAGATTCTGGCGCGTAACAAAAGCGTGGCGCACCTGAAAACATCGGTGGTGCTGAACCGGCTGAAAGAGAATGGCCTGATGCTGCCGATATCCAGCGCGCTCTGA
- the cas3f gene encoding type I-F CRISPR-associated helicase Cas3f: MNILLVSECNKRALVETRRVLDQFAERKGERTWQTAITEEGLKMLRQLLRKTARRNTAVACHWIRSANHTELLWIVGNLRRFNLQGSVPTNRTERDILRSNDENPWHSAEAFSLLAAIAGLFHDIGKANALFQAGLQGNGPRSQPYRHEWVSLRLFQAFVGKQDDTDWLTTLAAVGPDAEAALLARLQQDAKIPKPSPFNSLPPLAQVVGWLIVSHHRLPLFHTPTDGESSGAPQLEFIDHWLNDHLSPRWNAINHLRPDISTQEWQQVWQFPHGTPLQSRIWCEKARKFATRALKLPSLMTVGQLDQRLTVHLARLVLMLADHHYSSAAATTGWQDPRYGVWANTDRKTGKLKQQLDEHCVGVGQNALLLGRSLPHLRDTLPAITRHKGFRQRSTDARFRWQDKAFDKVCAIREQAARHGFFGVNMASTGRGKTLANARIMYALADESTGCRFSVALGLRTLTLQTGDALRQRLTLDEDDLAVLIGSQAVQELHELRQQEAGAARTGSESAESLFSEHQYVSYQGSLDDGRLKTWLEKSPTLHQLLSAPVLVTTIDHLMPATESLRGGHQIAPMLRLLTSDLVLDEPDDFGLEDLPALCRLVNWAGMLGSRVLLSSATLPPALIRALFEAYLNGRAAWQQAYGEPGTPLTVCCGWFDEFDSQCQTIADTLAFADQHQAFVAGRISKLQQQEQRLRWAEIEPVVSTERGASAVCQAVAQTLHPRLFALHQQHHQTHSSGKTVSLGLIRMANINPLVAVARALMAMPSPPDCCVHYCVYHSQHPLAMRSHIEARLDAALMRKHPEALWQVAEIRHAIEQQPQQHHVFVVLATSVAEVGRDHDYDWAIAEPSSMRSLIQLAGRILRHRQRDEFVPSSPNFYLLSHNVRALKGELLAFCRPGFEAKDGFTLASHDLREILKPEDYQSISAAPRITEPTPPIDLKNLTLISLEHAALKLVLLGRKKPKPADKPAAVWWWRKPLHWNGELQRHTMFRRSEPQLRYSLWLEEEDGEPGFMVQDDGPSGWKKIDVIRPVQQAMADGVSQWVAMDYTALYLQLAEEKQRELAWISARFGEISLRKQDNSWCWHPLLGVFGEKS, translated from the coding sequence ATGAATATTTTGCTGGTTTCCGAATGCAACAAGCGGGCGCTGGTGGAAACCCGTCGGGTATTGGATCAGTTCGCTGAGCGTAAAGGCGAACGCACCTGGCAGACCGCCATCACCGAAGAAGGGCTGAAAATGCTGCGCCAGTTGCTGCGGAAAACCGCGCGGCGCAACACCGCCGTCGCCTGCCACTGGATTCGCAGCGCCAATCACACCGAACTGCTGTGGATTGTCGGCAATCTGCGGCGTTTCAACCTGCAGGGCAGCGTACCGACCAACCGCACCGAGCGCGATATTCTGCGCAGCAACGATGAAAACCCGTGGCATAGTGCCGAAGCCTTCAGTCTGCTGGCGGCGATTGCCGGGCTGTTTCACGATATCGGCAAGGCCAATGCGCTGTTTCAGGCGGGGTTACAGGGTAATGGGCCGCGCAGCCAGCCTTATCGCCATGAGTGGGTATCACTGCGGCTGTTTCAGGCGTTTGTCGGCAAGCAGGACGATACCGACTGGCTGACAACGCTGGCTGCCGTCGGCCCAGATGCCGAAGCGGCGCTGCTGGCGCGGTTGCAGCAGGACGCGAAAATCCCCAAGCCGTCGCCGTTTAACAGCTTGCCGCCATTGGCGCAGGTGGTGGGTTGGCTGATTGTGTCGCACCACCGCTTGCCGCTGTTTCATACCCCGACGGACGGCGAATCGAGCGGTGCGCCGCAACTGGAATTTATCGACCATTGGCTCAATGACCATCTATCACCGCGCTGGAATGCCATTAACCACCTGCGCCCGGATATCAGCACGCAAGAATGGCAACAGGTGTGGCAATTCCCACACGGCACGCCGCTGCAAAGCCGTATTTGGTGCGAAAAGGCGCGCAAGTTCGCCACCCGTGCGCTGAAGTTACCCTCGCTGATGACCGTCGGTCAGTTGGATCAGCGGCTGACGGTGCATCTGGCACGGCTGGTGTTGATGCTGGCGGATCACCACTATTCCTCTGCTGCCGCCACGACCGGCTGGCAGGATCCCCGCTATGGGGTATGGGCCAACACGGACAGGAAGACCGGCAAGCTCAAGCAGCAACTGGACGAACACTGCGTCGGCGTTGGGCAAAACGCGCTGTTGCTGGGGCGCAGCTTACCGCACCTGCGCGACACGCTGCCCGCCATCACCCGGCACAAAGGCTTTCGCCAGCGCAGTACCGATGCGCGTTTTCGCTGGCAGGATAAAGCGTTTGACAAGGTTTGCGCGATACGTGAGCAGGCCGCCCGCCACGGCTTCTTTGGCGTCAACATGGCGTCCACCGGTCGCGGCAAAACACTGGCCAATGCCCGCATCATGTACGCGCTGGCAGACGAATCCACCGGGTGTCGCTTTTCGGTAGCGCTCGGCCTACGCACCCTGACATTGCAAACCGGCGACGCGCTGCGCCAGCGCCTGACGCTGGATGAGGACGATCTGGCGGTGTTGATAGGCTCCCAGGCAGTGCAGGAACTGCATGAGCTGCGCCAGCAGGAAGCGGGGGCAGCGCGGACTGGCAGTGAATCCGCCGAGTCGCTGTTTAGCGAACATCAGTACGTCAGCTACCAGGGCTCGCTGGATGATGGTCGGCTGAAAACCTGGCTGGAAAAATCGCCGACGCTGCATCAACTGCTGAGCGCGCCGGTGCTGGTGACGACGATTGATCATCTGATGCCCGCTACCGAAAGCCTGCGCGGCGGCCACCAGATTGCGCCGATGCTACGGTTGCTGACCTCTGATCTGGTGTTGGATGAACCGGACGATTTCGGGCTGGAAGACCTGCCCGCGTTGTGTCGGCTGGTGAATTGGGCGGGGATGCTTGGCTCACGGGTGCTGCTGTCATCCGCCACGCTGCCGCCCGCGCTGATTCGGGCACTGTTCGAAGCCTACCTGAATGGCCGTGCCGCCTGGCAGCAGGCGTATGGCGAACCGGGTACGCCGCTGACTGTCTGCTGTGGCTGGTTTGATGAGTTCGACAGCCAGTGTCAGACCATAGCCGATACCCTGGCTTTTGCCGACCAGCATCAGGCGTTTGTCGCCGGGCGCATCAGTAAGCTGCAACAGCAGGAACAGCGGCTGCGCTGGGCAGAGATTGAACCGGTCGTCAGCACTGAGCGAGGGGCGAGTGCGGTGTGTCAGGCGGTGGCGCAAACCCTGCACCCACGGCTGTTCGCGCTGCACCAGCAACACCACCAGACGCATTCGTCGGGGAAAACCGTGTCGCTGGGGTTGATTCGTATGGCCAACATCAACCCGCTGGTGGCGGTGGCGCGCGCACTGATGGCGATGCCCTCGCCGCCGGACTGCTGCGTGCATTACTGCGTCTATCACAGCCAGCACCCGCTGGCGATGCGTTCCCACATCGAAGCGCGGCTGGATGCGGCCCTGATGCGCAAACACCCGGAGGCACTGTGGCAGGTGGCGGAAATTCGTCATGCCATCGAACAGCAGCCGCAACAGCATCATGTGTTTGTGGTGCTGGCCACCTCGGTGGCGGAAGTGGGTCGCGATCACGATTATGACTGGGCCATTGCCGAACCCAGTTCGATGCGTTCGCTGATCCAACTGGCCGGGCGTATTCTGCGCCACCGCCAGCGTGACGAGTTTGTGCCGTCCTCGCCCAATTTTTATTTGCTAAGCCATAACGTGCGGGCGTTGAAAGGGGAGCTGCTAGCGTTTTGCCGCCCCGGTTTTGAAGCGAAAGACGGCTTCACCCTCGCCAGCCACGATCTGCGGGAGATCCTCAAACCGGAGGATTATCAGAGCATTAGTGCTGCGCCACGTATTACCGAGCCAACGCCACCGATAGACCTCAAAAACCTGACGCTGATAAGCCTTGAGCACGCGGCATTAAAGCTGGTGTTGTTGGGGAGGAAAAAACCAAAACCCGCAGATAAACCTGCGGCGGTGTGGTGGTGGCGCAAACCGCTGCACTGGAACGGCGAACTGCAACGGCACACGATGTTTCGCCGGTCAGAGCCACAGCTGCGCTACAGCCTGTGGCTGGAAGAGGAAGACGGCGAACCAGGCTTTATGGTGCAAGAC